One part of the Chloroflexota bacterium genome encodes these proteins:
- a CDS encoding TlpA family protein disulfide reductase, whose product MSSSTRAHRSSSQTKRGHRPSSDANATRLWAIIAVGLLLALTIAVGAQWLRPKATPTQADAAMEGLAEGRPLSGAGSPVAGQPAPDFEIVYADGRRMRLSELRGRPVLINFWATWCPPCRREMPDLIQAYQAHQDKGLIILAVNIEEPASRAQAFAEEFGIPFPIVLDPEGRVSDQYQVRNLPSSIFIGRDGIISARWVGMLTPEVLNKYLERIL is encoded by the coding sequence ATGAGCTCGTCCACTCGGGCGCATCGATCGTCCTCTCAAACCAAGCGGGGCCATCGGCCCTCATCGGACGCCAACGCCACACGGCTATGGGCCATCATCGCCGTCGGATTGCTGCTCGCGCTGACCATCGCCGTGGGAGCGCAATGGCTGCGCCCCAAGGCCACACCAACGCAGGCGGACGCGGCGATGGAGGGCCTGGCCGAGGGGCGCCCGCTGTCCGGGGCGGGCTCGCCGGTGGCAGGACAACCGGCGCCGGACTTCGAGATCGTCTACGCCGACGGGCGCCGGATGCGCCTGAGCGAGCTGCGGGGCCGGCCGGTGCTGATCAACTTCTGGGCCACCTGGTGCCCGCCCTGTCGCCGGGAGATGCCGGACCTGATTCAAGCGTACCAGGCGCACCAGGACAAGGGGTTGATCATCCTGGCCGTAAACATCGAGGAGCCGGCCTCCCGGGCCCAGGCCTTTGCGGAGGAGTTTGGGATCCCGTTCCCCATCGTCCTGGATCCAGAGGGACGCGTGTCCGACCAATACCAGGTGCGCAACCTGCCCAGCAGCATCTTCATCGGCCGGGACGGCATCATCTCCGCACGGTGGGTCGGCATGCTGACGCCGGAGGTCCTGAACAAATATCTGGAGCGGATCCTCTAA
- a CDS encoding glutaredoxin family protein translates to MLVTLYGKSDCPLCDKAEALLKELAAEFDITLRKVDITQDLQLLRRYRHIIPVIEVAGTTLHAPIDPRELREAIEAASR, encoded by the coding sequence ATGCTGGTCACCCTATACGGAAAATCCGATTGTCCCCTATGCGATAAGGCGGAGGCCCTCCTGAAGGAGCTGGCAGCCGAGTTCGACATCACGCTGCGCAAGGTGGACATCACCCAGGATCTGCAACTACTCCGACGCTATCGGCACATCATCCCCGTGATCGAGGTCGCCGGCACCACGCTACACGCCCCCATCGACCCTCGAGAGCTGCGAGAGGCGATCGAGGCGGCCTCGCGATGA
- a CDS encoding DUF2085 domain-containing protein has product MSERAERPSQTERWAARIDRLVYGLARHWLALFNVLVGLFLALPIAAPVLMAAGAETPARLIYLAYMPACHQLPERSFFLFGEKPIYTVDELEARGMSTGLSVFQRRRFLGNERTGYKIAFCERDVAIYGSILLAGLAYGLLRRLGRIRALPLKWYVPFLIPLGLDGLTQLVGLRQSNWWLRMLTGGLFGAASVWLAYPRVDKAMREVLQATPARTAEGQAR; this is encoded by the coding sequence ATGAGCGAGCGCGCGGAGCGGCCATCCCAGACGGAGCGTTGGGCGGCGAGGATCGACCGGCTGGTGTACGGGCTCGCCCGCCACTGGCTGGCCCTGTTCAACGTGCTCGTCGGCCTCTTCCTCGCGCTGCCGATCGCGGCGCCGGTGCTGATGGCGGCCGGGGCGGAGACGCCGGCCCGGCTGATCTACCTGGCGTACATGCCCGCCTGTCACCAGCTACCCGAACGCTCCTTCTTCCTCTTCGGGGAGAAGCCGATCTACACCGTGGACGAGCTGGAGGCGCGCGGCATGTCCACCGGGCTCTCCGTGTTCCAGCGCCGACGCTTCCTGGGAAATGAACGCACCGGTTACAAGATCGCCTTCTGCGAACGGGACGTGGCCATCTACGGCTCGATCCTGCTGGCCGGGCTCGCCTACGGGCTGCTCCGCCGCCTGGGCCGCATCCGGGCGCTGCCACTGAAGTGGTACGTGCCGTTCCTGATCCCGTTAGGGCTGGACGGGCTCACGCAGCTGGTGGGCCTGCGGCAGAGCAACTGGTGGCTGCGTATGCTCACGGGAGGGCTGTTCGGGGCCGCATCCGTGTGGCTGGCCTATCCCCGTGTCGACAAGGCCATGCGAGAGGTCCTGCAAGCCACGCCCGCGCGCACGGCCGAAGGGCAGGCCAGATGA
- a CDS encoding 30S ribosomal protein S20 — translation MANTRSAQKRIRSSEKRRLRNRIIRGRARTFEKRTRRAIEAGDLEAAQEYVRLAISALDKAAEKGVIHRNNAARHKSRLMKALNRALQQAQAG, via the coding sequence GTGGCGAACACCAGATCTGCACAGAAGCGCATTCGCAGCTCGGAGAAGAGGCGACTACGCAATCGTATCATCCGCGGCCGGGCCCGCACATTTGAGAAGCGCACGCGACGGGCTATCGAGGCAGGCGACCTGGAGGCCGCACAGGAGTACGTGCGGCTGGCCATCAGCGCGCTGGACAAGGCCGCCGAAAAGGGCGTGATCCATCGAAACAACGCGGCGCGGCACAAGTCACGCCTGATGAAGGCGTTGAACCGCGCGCTGCAGCAGGCCCAGGCCGGATAG
- a CDS encoding response regulator transcription factor — MHLRKPFTSRKLIARVESTLEQHAPKVLQAGGLVLDPAVRMVQGARGKQKLTPKECDLLAVLMRRAGEVVTRQELMEAIWNTRYVGDTRTLEVHICWLRKKIEADPKKPQYIVTVRGQGYRLNA; from the coding sequence GTGCATCTGCGGAAACCGTTCACGTCGCGTAAGCTGATCGCTCGGGTGGAGTCGACGCTGGAGCAGCATGCTCCAAAGGTGTTGCAGGCGGGAGGGCTGGTCTTGGACCCGGCGGTGCGCATGGTTCAAGGCGCGCGCGGGAAGCAAAAGCTCACACCTAAGGAGTGCGACCTGCTGGCGGTGCTCATGAGGCGCGCCGGGGAGGTCGTCACCCGCCAGGAGCTGATGGAGGCGATCTGGAACACCCGGTATGTAGGGGACACACGTACGCTGGAGGTCCACATCTGCTGGCTGCGCAAAAAGATCGAGGCGGACCCGAAGAAGCCTCAGTATATCGTGACGGTGCGAGGACAGGGGTATCGCCTGAACGCTTGA